The proteins below come from a single Oncorhynchus clarkii lewisi isolate Uvic-CL-2024 unplaced genomic scaffold, UVic_Ocla_1.0 unplaced_contig_4275_pilon_pilon, whole genome shotgun sequence genomic window:
- the LOC139402211 gene encoding leucine-rich repeat-containing protein 3-like, which produces MCLSGRTGCHGGDGLGLRRGLGKVLERGGLGTKLGKERRLERGRARERGQGTRTWLGQETRLGRDLGRGLGGWSFTLLVLLLLLSPVFPQCPDSCHCVWESSMVLCTDAGLREFPQGLPPDTVTLHLERNYIRSLPESAFRELTHLRELYLSHNRIDTLSSGALRHLSSELRLLDLSHNLLRQASRDEFSSTRAKTRLYHNPWHCDCTLQELVETLNLEPETVNGIVCESSVRSAGEVSRWEDPGGAGEHAGQPLVKLLDSGVNFCNLQRKTTDVAMLVTMFVWFFMVIVYVVYYVRQNQAETRRHLEYLKSLPSPRKTVTETDTISTGL; this is translated from the exons ATGTGCCTCAGCGGGAGGACTGGATGTCATGGAGGAGATGGATTGGGGCTGCGGAGAGGATTGGGTAAAGTgttggagagaggagggctgggcaCAAAGCTTGGGAAAGAGAGAAGActtgagagagggagggcgagagagagagggcagggaaccAGGACATGGCTGGGGCAGGAGACAAGGCTTGGGAGAGACCTGGGTCGAGGCCTGGGAGGCTGGTCATTCACCCTGCTGGTCCTGCTCCTCCTACTCTCCCCGGTGTTCCCCCAGTGCCCTGACAGCTGCCACTGTGTGTGGGAGAGCAGCATGGTGCTGTGTACGGACGCTGGGCTCCGTGAGTTCCCCCAGGGCCTTCCTCCGGACACCGTCACCCTCCACCTGGAGAGGAACTACATCCGCTCGCTCCCCGAGAGCGCCTTTAG GGAGCTGACCCACCTGAGGGAGCTTTACCTCTCCCACAACCGCATCGACACCCTCTCCTCCGGGGCCCTGCGCCACCTGAGCTCAGAGCTCCGTCTCCTGGATCTTTCACACAACCTGTTACGCCAGGCCAGCCGGGACGAGTTCAGTTCCACGCGGGCCAAGACGCGCCTCTACCACAACCCGTGGCACTGCGACTGTACCCTGCAGGAGCTGGTGGAGACGTTAAATCTAGAGCCGGAGACGGTCAACGGGATCGTGTGTGAGAGCTCTGTGAGGAGCGCCGGGGAGGTGAGTCGCTGGGAGGATCCAGGGGGTGCAGGGGAGCACGCCGGTCAACCGCTGGTTAAATTGCTCGACTCTGGGGTGAACTTCTGTAATCTCCAGCGGAAGACCACGGATGTGGCTATGCTGGTGACCATGTTCGTGTGGTTCTTCATGGTCATTGTTTATGTGGTCTACTACGTGAGACAGAACCAGGCTGAGACCAGAAGACATCTGGAGTATCTGAAGAGTTTGCCCAGTCCGAGGAAAACAGTCACGGAGACAGACACGATAAGCACTGGTCTCTGA